The following DNA comes from Thermodesulfobacteriota bacterium.
GCGGTCCGGCCGGCGGTGCTGACGGGATTTCTGGGATACGCGCTGGTCGTTTTCGCCCTCAATTACGACGTCGGCCGGCCCTGGCGCCTGCCCTATCCGTTTATCATGCAACAGGGCACCACTTCCCTGCTTTTTGAAGTGGCCGCGTGCGTCGCCCTCTATCTGACGGTGCTGTTTCTTGAATTCCTGCCGGCCCCCCTGGAATGGCTGGGATTGAAAAAAGTGCGGCAGCTGGCCGTCCGGCTGACCCTGGCGCTGACGGTGCTGGGCGTCGTGCTGTCCACCCTGCATCAGTCCTCCCTGGGCGCCCTCTTCCTGATCGCGCCGTCCAAGCTTCATCCCCTGTGGTATTCGTCCTATCTGCCGGTATTCTTTTTCATATCGAGCATCATCGCGGGGCTGTCCATGGTGATCTTTGAAAGCACGCTGTCTCACCGCTATTTTGCGGATAAAATGGATGAAACCCATCGCAGCGAAAAAGAGGGCGTAACCCTGGGGTTCGGCAAAGCCGCTTCCATGGTCCTGCTGGGTTACTTCACCATCAAGATGATGGGGATTGCCGCCGGCAACCACTGGCGGCTGCTGGGTACGCCTTACGGGATGTGGTTTCTGGTCGAACTGCTGGGATTTATCGCCCTGCCGTCACTCTTATACGCGGTCGGCGTCCGCAACAGGGATCTGGGGCTGATCAAATGGACCGCCGCCTGGACGGTGCTGGGCATTGTCATCAACCGCCTGAATGTCTGCCTGATCGCGTTCAACTGGCAGCTTCCCGCGAGCCAGCGATACTTCCCGCACTGGATGGAGATCTCTCTGTCCGTTTTCATCGTCACCGTGGGCATTGTTGCTTTCCGGTTTATCGTCACCCGGATGCCGATCTTTTATGAACACCCGGAATACAAGGATGTCCATTAAAAAGGCACAGCCTTAAGGAGACCGTATTGATGGAACCCGTTTATTTTACCTATCAGGAATTTTATACGCACACCAAGGGGGTGGTCTATGTTCTGATGATTGCCGCCCTGATCGGTTTTGTGTTCTTCTGGCGATTTCTGACCGGAAAAGACGACGAAAATAAGGAAATCTGAGACATGTTTTACACGCTTGCGATCTATTGCGCCCTGGCGGTCTTCGGGGTCGGCCTGCTCTATAAGATGTCAGGCTGGTTCCGGTTTCAGATCGGAACCGGTCCCGGAGAGACGACGATGTCGACCCGTGTTGCGGCCGTTCTGAAGGGCCTGTCCGGTGTCCTGTTCAGCCCCCGGCTGATGATCCTGATCCGCGTTTTTTTCCGGGACGTGCTGCTTCAGTTGCGGATTCTGGAAAAAGACAGGCTGCGCTGGATCATGCACATGCTGATCTTCACCGGCTTCATGTTCCTGTTCTTCACCCATGCCCTTGACCGGATCATCGCCACTCCCCTGGCCGACCGGTATTATTTGAAGCTCAATCCCTTCCTGATCGTTCCGGGGCTCATGGTCCTGGCGGGAATCGCCCTGGCCGTCTACCGGCGTTTTGTCCTTAAGGTGCCGCGACTGAAAACCGGCCCCATGGATCGTTACGCCCTGACCCTCCTGGCGGTGATCATGCTCTCCGGAATCGCCATGGAACTGACCAAGCTCACTTCCTACGAGTACTACCAGTTCTTCTGGAACATCCATGTCCCGGCCTGCCTCCTGGGCCTGGCCTATCTTCCTTTCAGCAAAATGCTTCACGTGTTCACCACCCCGGCCAGCCTGCTGGCCAACGGCGTCATGAATGAACATTCCGCCGCCGCCAACGTCATGACCCGCCAGGTCATGGAGCTGGATGCCTGCACGCGCTGCTGCACCTGCAGTCTCCACTGCTCGGTGGCGGTCGCCGGCGACAGCCTCGGCAATGATTTGATTCTGCCCTCGGAGAGAATGGCCTTCCTGAAGGATTATATCGCCGGTAAACAGTTGAGCCCGCGAGGGTTGGCGGCCATTCAGCAGGGCGTTTACCTCTGCACCAACTGCGACCGCTGCACGGTGGTCTGCCCGGCAGGCATCAACCTTCGGGATCTGTGGTTCCGGGTCCGGGAAGAGATGATTTTGCGCGGCCAGGCGGTTCCCCTGACGCTGACCCCCCTGTCTTTTTACCGGGGACTTCGTCAGCGGGAGCTGGCGCCGGATCAATATGCCGAGCCGCCGCGGAAAGCGCAGCAGGCTCTGGGCGGTGATGCCGCGCGGCTGCGGCAGCCGGAACAGACAATCGCACTGGCGCCGGCCGACGGAGGATTCGGTCTCTCCGCCGCCCTTTCCGGCCGCGCCGCCACCTTTGCCTCCTGTTTTACCTGCGAAAACTGCTCCACGGTCTGCCCGGTAGCCGGCAACTACGACGATCCCCGGGAGCATCTTGACCTGCTTCCCCACCAGATCATCCGTTCCCTGGTCCTGGGCCTGGAGGATCTGGCCATGGGTTCTAAAATGCTGTGGTATTGCCTGACCTGCTATCAGTGCCAGGAGCACTGCCCGCAGGGCGTTAAGGTAACCGATATCTTCTATGAACTGAAAAACCTCGCCGCGCAAAAGGCGGCCCGTACTTCCGTTCCGGCCGTTTCCGGGGAACGCGCCGCTCATTAAGGAATACGATAATGAAATATTCGTTATTTCTCGGGTGTAATATTCCGGCCAGAGTCCAGCACTATGAACTTTCGGCCAGGGCCGTGTGCAACCGGCTGGGAATCGAAATCGCCGACAACGACCAATTCAAATGCTGCGGCTATCCGGTCCGGAACATCGACGCCGGGACCTCCCTGCTCATGGCCGCGCGCAACCTGGCCCTGTCGGAAAAGACGGGCCTGGACATGATGGTGCTGTGCATGTGCTGCTTCGGCAATTTGAAGAAAGCCGCCCACCTGATCAAAAACAACCCGGCCCTCCGGGATGAAGTCAACGGAGCACTGTCCAAAGAAGGCCTGACCTGTACGGGAACAATCGGCATCCGGCATTTTCTGTCCGTTCTGTGCCATGACATCGGCATCAGCGCGCTGAAAGAAAAAGTGGTCCGGCCGTTTAAAAGCATTCGCATCGCGTCGCACTACGGATGTCACGGGCTGAGGCCCAGCGACGTCACTGAATTCGACAATCCCGTCGCGCCGGTTCTGCTCGATGAACTGGTCACGGTCACCGGCGCCGTCAGCGTCGACTGGCCGTTAAAGCTGGAATGCTGCGGCGCTCCCATGCTGGGCGTCAACGACGGGCTTTCCCTGGACCTGACCGGAAGAAAACTTGCCGATGCCAAGCGGTCCGGGGCCGATTATCTATGCGTCGCCTGTCCCTATTGTCAGATGCAGTTCGGCCGGGTCCAGCAGATGATGGCCTTGCAGCGCCAGATGGAAATCGGTGTCTTGAGCGTTTTATTTCCCCAGCTTCTCGGGCTTGCCATGGGCATCAAGGGAAGCGAACTGGGGATGGACAGGCATGTCCTCGATGTCAGCAGAATCGAATCATTACTGGAATAGGTGATCACCATGTCTCAAAAGAAAATCGGGGCAGTAATGGTCGTCGGCGGCGGCATTGCCGGTATGCAGGCGGCACTGGACGCGGCCGATTCCGGCTATTACGTCTATCTGGTTGAACGCTCCTCCTCCATCGGCGGGCTGATGGCTCAACTGGATAAAACCTTCCCCACCAATGATTGCGCCATGTGAGTGATCTCGCCCAAACTGGTCGAGGTCGGCCGGCACATCAATATCGAGTTACTGACATTATCGGAAGTATTGAACATATCCGGCGAGGCGGGAAATTTCGCTGTTTCCCTGCGAAAGCACCCCCGGTTCGTGGATATGGACAAATGCATCGCCTGCGGTCTGTGTGCGGAAAAATGCCCGAAGAAAGTCGCCAACGAATACGACGGCGCCCTGAGTCAGCGCAAGGCCATTTACGTCAAATACGCCCAGGCGGTACCGCTTAAATACGCCATCGATGCCGACCACTGCATCTTTCTGACCAAGGGGAAATGCGGGAACTGCAAAAAGGTCTGCCCCACCGGCGCCATTAATTACGACGAAAAGCCCCAGGACGTCACCCTCCAGGTGGGAGCGGTCATCCTGTCCAGCGGATGCGACCCCTATGATCCGAAAGGCCACGACAACTTCGGATACGAAAAATCCAAAAATATCGTCACCAGCCTGGAATTCGAGCGGATCCTGTCGTCATCCGGTCCCTACGGCGGGCACCTGGTCCGGCCGTCCGACAAAAAAGAGCCCCGGAAAATCGCCTGGCTCCAGTGCATCGGGTCCCGGGACGTCCATATCGGCGCCCGGGGGTACTGTTCATCGGTCTGCTGCACCTATGCCATCAAGGAGGCCATGCTGGCCAAGGAGCACTGCAAGGACCCCCTGGACGCGGCTGTTTTTTACATGGATATCCGCGCCCATGGGAAAGACTTCGAAAGGTATTACAACCGGGCCCGCGACCAGTATGGCGTCCGTTTCGTCAAGTCCAGAATTACCAACATCCTTCCCACCGAGAACGGCAATCAGCTCATCCGGTATTTTGACGAATCCGGCCGGCGGATGGAAGAAGAGTTCGATATCGTGGTGCTGTCCGTGGGCCTGGGGGTAAACCCGACGGCGGCGGCTCTGGCTCGATCCATGGCGGTCGACCTGGACGGTTATGGATTTGTTAAAACCAGCAGTTTCGAACCGGTCCGGACCTCCCGGCCCGGCATCTTCGTGTGCGGTTCCTTTGAAGCGCCCAAGGACATCCCCTCCTCCGTCATCGAGGCCAGCGCGTCGGCCGGCACTGCCGGCTGCGACCTGGTGGAAGCCCGCTGGACATTGAGTAAAAAGAAGGAATCACCGACGGAACTGGATACCCGCGGCGAACCGCCCCGTATCGGCGTTTTTGTCTGCTGCTGCGGCACCAACATCGCCGGGGTGGTCGACGTGCCGGCGGTGGTGGAATACGCCAGGACCCTGAAAGACGTCGTTTACGCCGAGAAGAACATGTTCAGCTGCTCCCAGGACACCCAGGACAACATGGCCAAAATCATCCGGGAGCAAAATCTCAACCGGGTGGTGGTCGCCGCCTGCACCCCCAAAACCCATGAATCGCTTTTCCAGGAAACCCTGACCAACGCCGGCCTGAACAAGTATGTATTTGAAATGGCCAACATCCGCAACCAGTGCTCCTGGGTCAACAAGGACAACCCGGAAGCCGCCACCGCCAAGTCAAAAGACCTGGTCCGCATGGCGGTGGCCAAGGCATCCCTCATCGAGCCCCTGACGGAAGCCGAACTGCAGATCAACCCGTCGGCCCTGGTGGTCGGCGGCGGCATTGCCGGCATTACCGCCGCGAAAACCCTTTCCGCGCAGGGCTACCACGTCTACCTGATTGAAAAAAGCAATCATCTCGGCGGCCAGGCCAGGCAGATTCAGGAAACCTGGCAGGGAGAAGATGTTCAGAAAAATCTCAACCGCCTGATCGAGGAGATCAAGGCCGACGACAAGATCGATATTTTCGCGAGCTCGGAGATTATCAAGGCGGACGGGTTCGTCGGCAACTACAAGGCCACCGTCCGGACCCCGGACAAGACAGTGGAGTTGGAGCACGGCGTCATCATTATCGCCTCCGGCGCCGGTGAGCTGAAACCGGATCAATATCTTTACGGGAAGGATCCGCGGGTGATGACCAGCCTGGAACTGGACCGTAAAATGATCGAAAAAGATCCGGCCCTGTCCCGGAAAAACACCGTCCTGTTTGTTCAATGCGTCGGTTCCCGGATCCCCGAACGGCCTTACTGCTCCAAGGTCTGCTGCACCCATTCCATCCGGAGCGCCCTGCGGCTGAAGGCCCTTAACCCGGAAACGGACGTCTATATTCTCTATCGGGACATGCGCTCCTACGGGTTACGGGAAGACCTGTACCGACAGGCCCGGGAGAAAGGGATCGTGTTTCTCCGTTATCGCGCCGAACAGGGGCCGGACGTGCGCGCGGAAGGCGGCTGTCTCAAAGTCCGCGTTGTCGACACCGTCCTCCGTCGCCCCCTGGAAATAACGCCGGATCTGATGGTGCTGGCCACGGCCGTCGTCCCCCCGGAAGACAATCCCCTGGCCCAGCAGTATAAAGTCACCCTGAACAACGACGGTTTCTTCATGGAGGCCCATGCCAAGCTGCGGCCGGTGGACTGCGCCACGGACGGTGTGTTCATCTGCGGCCTGGCCCACGCCCCCAAACCCATTGACGAGTCCGTTGCCCAGGCCACGGCGGCGGCCACGCGGGCGGTAACGCTCCTGGCCCGGAAGACCATCCGCACCAGCGGCACTGTTGCCGAGGTCGTTCCCTCGATATGCTGCAGCTGCGGAGTGTGCGTGTCCATCTGCCCCTACTCCGCCCCGTCCTTCATCGACAAGAGCGCCAGATTCAACCCCGGGAAAGCGACCATCAATCCGGCCCTGTGCAAGGGGTGCGGCCTTTGCGTGGCCTCCTGCCGGTCCGGGGCCATCCGCCTGAAGGGCTTTGACACGCAGCAGGTCCTGGCGCAGATCACGGCGCTGACCGAGGAGTAGACAGCCGGGCGCGGTCGTTGACGGAGACAGCCCCGGGGTCCAGGATTTGTTGAAATGAAAAGGGATTATGGCGTCACCTGAAAACACCACCGGCACGGTTTATTCCGTATCCGGCCTGACGGCCGCGATCAAGCACCTGCTGGAGAAAAACTTCCCCATCATCTGGATTGAGGGCGAAATCTCCAATTTCCGGACCGCCGGGTCCGGTCACTACTACTTCACCCTTAAAGACGACAAGGCCGGCATCGGCGCCGTCATGTTCGCCGGCCAGCACCGTCACCTGAAGTTCATCCCGGAAGACGGCCTGAAGGTCACCGGGCTGGGCCGGATCAGCGTCTATGAGCCACGGGGAACCTATCAGATCATCCTGGAACATATGATGCCCAAGGGCGCCGGAGAACTCCTCATCGCCTTTGAACAACTCAAGAAAAGACTGGGGGAAGAAGGGTTGTTCGACCCGGCCCGCAAGAAACCGATTCCCTTCATGCCGGCCACCATCGGCATCATCTCCTCGCCCGCGGGAGCGGTAGTCCACGACATTATCCAGGTCGCCACCCGCCGCTTTCCCGGCCTGCGCATCCAGATTTTTCCCGTGGCGGTCCAGGGGAAAAACGCCGCCCGCGAGATAGCCGAAGCCGTGGCCCTGGCCAACCAGCGGGCCGAAGCGGAGGTGCTGGTCATCGCCCGGGGCGGCGGCAGCCTGGAGGATCTGGCGCCGTTCAACTCGGAGATCGTGGCCCGGGCCGTTTACGGATCCGTCATACCGGTCATATCGGCCGTGGGCCATGAAACGGATTTCACCATCTGCGACTTTGTCGCGGACCTGCGGGCCCCCACGCCTTCGGCCGCCGCCGAGTTGATGGTCCCGGTCCGGCAGGATCTGCTGGCGGCCCGCCGGGGACTGCACCGGCGACTGGTCAGCGCCGCCGACAAACTCCTTCGCCGCAACCGTGAAATGCTGTCCTCCCTGCTGCGCCGCCTGGCCGATCCCCGTCGTCATGTCCAGGATATCCGGCTGCGGCTGGATGACCTGATGGCCCGCATGGAACGGATGCTGAAGAACAGCCTCCGGGGCCGGCAGACCCGTCTGGACTGGCTGAATGAACGGCTGACCGGCGGACAGCCGGCCCGGCTGCTTGAAGACCGGCGGCGATCCATTGAACTTGCCCGTGCCGGCCTGACCCGGCAGACGGCCGCTTTTATCCGGGAAAAGCGCCACCGCCTGCATACCATCACCGCCACCCTTACCGCCCTTGACCCCACCGCCGTATTGGAAAGGGGATACAGCATTGCCCGGACAATTCCCGGCGGACGCGTCATCACAACCCCCCTGCAGGTATCCGCCGGCGACAACCTGGAGCTGCGGGTGGCCCGGGGAATCATCAACTGTCAAGTCAAACCGGACAGGAGGGAAACGCCATGACACAGAAAAAGAATTTTGAACAGGCGCTGCAGGAACTGGAAACCATCGTGGCTGAAATCGAATCCGGCGATCTGCCGCTTGAAACCGCCCTGAAAAAATTTGAAACCGGCATGAAACTGTCCGCGGCCTGCGCGGAAAAACTGAACGAAGCGGAACAGAAAATCAGCCTGCTGCTGAAAAACAGCGCCGGCGAATACGTGGAGACGCCTTTTATTCCCGATGATAGCCGCAATGACAGCTAACCGCCCGGCCGGGCCGGCCGCCGCCCTGGACCAGTACCTGAGGGAGCGCCGCGACGTGATCAATAAAGCCCTGTCCGCCATCCTGGACGACATGGTGCCGGCTGGGCGCCTGCGCGTTGCCATGGCATACTGTTTGGAAGCGGGCGGCAAACGCCTGCGGCCCATTCTCTGCCTGGCAGCCACGGAAGCCGTGGGCGGGAACCCGGAAGTCGCCCTTCATGCCGGCTGCGCCATTGAACTGATCCACACCTATTCCCTGATCCATGATGATCTGCCGGGTGTGGACAACGCTCCTCTGCGACGGGGTCGGCCCTCCTGTCACGCGGCGTTTGACGAGGCCACCGCCATTTTCGCCGGAGACGCCCTGCACACCCTGGCCTTTCAGGTCCTGGCCTCGGCGAAACATGTTCCGACCGGACCGGAAACGCGTCTGGAATGCATCCGGATCATTGCCGCCGCCACCGGGAACACCGGCATGATCGAAGGCCAGATGCGGGACATGCTGGCCACGGAAAAGCCCCAGACGCCGGAGGACCTGCGGCGTCTTCAGGAACTGAAGACCGGGGCCCTGATCACCGCCGCCGTCCATGTCGGCGCCCTGCTCGGCGGTGCCGACGCCGTTACGACCGGCCGTCTGATCGCGTATGCCGGACAGATCGGATTCGCGTTTCAGATCGCCGATGATCTGCTGGACATTGAAGGCGATCCGTCCCTGATGGGAAAATCGACGGGGGAAGACGCCAGGCAGAAGAAGGCCACCTTCCCGGGGCTTATGGGAAAGGAGGATGCCAGGAAACTGGCCCACACCTTGGTGGAAGACTCCCTGGCCGCCCTGGCGTCTTTTGGAGAAAACGCCGACCCCCTGCGGAAAATCGCCGCTTTCATCATCGAACGCGGCTACTGAAAAGGAATCAAAGGAGTCAGAAGTTAACGTGGATCTATTAAAAACCATCAACTCACCGAAAGACCTGAAAACGCTTTCCGTGGCCGAACTCAACAAACTGGCCCTGGAAATCAGAGAGTTGATCGTCGACGTGGTTTCCCGGACCGGCGGGCACCTGGCTTCCAGCCTGGGGGCCGTGGAACTGGCCATCGCCATCCATTACGTCTTCAACATTCCCGTGGACAAGGTCATCTGGGACGTGGGCCACCAGGCTTACGCCCACAAGATCCTGACCGGCCGGCGCGACCGCTTCGCCACCCTCCGCCAGCATGGCGGCCTGTCGGGTTTTACCCGCCGGGGGGAAAGCCCCTTTGACGTCTTTTCCACCGGTCACAGCGGCACCTCCGTTTCCGCCGGGCTCGGTTTACTCTGCGCCAACGACCTCCGGGACGACCCCGCCAGCGTCATCGCCGTCATCGGCGACGGTTCGCTTACCGCGGGCCTGGCCTATGAAGGATTCAACCAGGCCGGCTACCAGCACAAGGACAAAAATCTGATCGTCATTCTCAACGACAACGAAATGTCCATCACCCGCAATGTAGGCGCCATCTCCTCCTTTCTGAGCCGGACGCTGTCGGCCACTTACCTTCAGGAGTGGCGGAAAGAGTTGGGGGAACTGCTCCGGGCCCTGCCCAAGATAGGGGACGATATCTACCAGTTTGCCAAGCGCTCAGAAGAATCCTTTAAGACCTTCGTCACCCCGGGCATGCTGTTTGAAGCCTTCAACTTCGAATATTTCGGCCCCATCAACGGTCATAACATCAAGCAGCTGATTAATATCCTGCAAAACATCCGGGAAATCAGGGAACCGGTGCTGCTGCACGTCACCACAACCAAGGGTAAGGGTTATCCGCCGGCCGAGAAGAACCCGGTCTATTTTCACGGCGTCGGTGCCTTTGAAAAGGAAACCGGGAACTGCGTCCCCGCCCGAAGACACAGCCCCACCTACACCCAGGTCTTCGGCGACACCATGGTGGAGCTGGCGAAAAATGACCAGCGTATCGTGGCCGTGACCGCCGCCATGCCGGAAGGAACCGGACTGACCGCTTTTGCCGAAGCCTTTCCCGACCGCTTCTTCGACGTCGGCATCGCCGAGCAGCACGGCGTCACCTTTGCCGCCGGCATGGCCGTCGAGGGGCTGCGGCCGGTGGTGGCCATCTATTCCACCTTTCTCCAGCGGGCCTATGACCAGATCATCCACGATGTCTGCCTGGACGCCCTGCCGGTCACTTTTGCCATCGATCGGGCCGGTATCGTGGGCGAGGACGGCCCCACCCATCACGGCCTGTTCGACCTGTCCTACCTGCGCAGCATGCCCAACATGATTGTCATGGCGCCGGCCGATGAAAACGAGCTGAGGCGGATGCTGCTGACCGCAGTGCAGCATGACGGGCCGGCCGCGGTGCGATACCCCCGGGGACGCGGTCCGGGTGCGGTCATCCAGCCGAGCATCGCCCCCCTGCCCGTCGGTCGGGGCGAGGTGCTGCAGTCCGGCGGAGACGTGCTGATTCTGGCCGTGGGCAGCACCGTCTGCCAGGCCCTGACGGCCGCCGGCCGACTGACCGAGAAAGGCATATCGGCCACGGTGGTCAACTGCCGTTTCATCAAGCCCCTGGACACGGAATTGATCTGCACCCTGGCGGAGAAGATCCCCCGGGTGGTCACTGTCGAGGAGAGCCTGCTGGTCGGCGGATTTTCCAGCGCTGTCCTGGAAGCCTTAAATGACGCCGGCACTTCCGGCGTTTCCGTCAGACGGCTGGGCATCCGGGACACCTTCGTGGAACACGGTTCCCAGAGTGAACTCCGGTCCCTTTACCGGATCGACGCCGATGCCGTCATGGCGGCCGCCCTGGACCTGATCTCATCCCATGAGTCCTGAAAACAAAAAACGAATCGACCAACTCCTGGTGGAAAGGGGTCTGGCGGAATCCCGTCACCGCGCCCAGGCCATGATTATGAGCGGCGACGTCCAGGTCGCCGGCGAAACCGTCGTCAAGCCGGGGCATCTGGTCGCCGGTGACGCCGACATCGCCGTCAAGGAGACCTGCCGTTATGTCAGCCGCGGCGGCTTGAAACTGGAGGCCGCCCTGACCGCCTTCGCCGTCGATGCCCGGGACCGGGTCTGCCTGGATGTAGGCGCCTCTACCGGCGGCTTCACCGACTGTCTCCTCCAGCACGGGGCCCGGAAAGTGATTGCCGTGGACGTGGGCTACGGCCAACTGGCCTGGAAGCTGCGCCAGGACGAGCGGGTGACGGTCATCGAACGGGCCAACATCCGGCACCTGCAGGAAAAGGCCCTGCCGGAAAAGGTCGACCTGATCACCATCGACGTTTCCTTCATCTCCCTTAAA
Coding sequences within:
- the dxs gene encoding 1-deoxy-D-xylulose-5-phosphate synthase, with the translated sequence MDLLKTINSPKDLKTLSVAELNKLALEIRELIVDVVSRTGGHLASSLGAVELAIAIHYVFNIPVDKVIWDVGHQAYAHKILTGRRDRFATLRQHGGLSGFTRRGESPFDVFSTGHSGTSVSAGLGLLCANDLRDDPASVIAVIGDGSLTAGLAYEGFNQAGYQHKDKNLIVILNDNEMSITRNVGAISSFLSRTLSATYLQEWRKELGELLRALPKIGDDIYQFAKRSEESFKTFVTPGMLFEAFNFEYFGPINGHNIKQLINILQNIREIREPVLLHVTTTKGKGYPPAEKNPVYFHGVGAFEKETGNCVPARRHSPTYTQVFGDTMVELAKNDQRIVAVTAAMPEGTGLTAFAEAFPDRFFDVGIAEQHGVTFAAGMAVEGLRPVVAIYSTFLQRAYDQIIHDVCLDALPVTFAIDRAGIVGEDGPTHHGLFDLSYLRSMPNMIVMAPADENELRRMLLTAVQHDGPAAVRYPRGRGPGAVIQPSIAPLPVGRGEVLQSGGDVLILAVGSTVCQALTAAGRLTEKGISATVVNCRFIKPLDTELICTLAEKIPRVVTVEESLLVGGFSSAVLEALNDAGTSGVSVRRLGIRDTFVEHGSQSELRSLYRIDADAVMAAALDLISSHES
- a CDS encoding 4Fe-4S dicluster domain-containing protein → MFYTLAIYCALAVFGVGLLYKMSGWFRFQIGTGPGETTMSTRVAAVLKGLSGVLFSPRLMILIRVFFRDVLLQLRILEKDRLRWIMHMLIFTGFMFLFFTHALDRIIATPLADRYYLKLNPFLIVPGLMVLAGIALAVYRRFVLKVPRLKTGPMDRYALTLLAVIMLSGIAMELTKLTSYEYYQFFWNIHVPACLLGLAYLPFSKMLHVFTTPASLLANGVMNEHSAAANVMTRQVMELDACTRCCTCSLHCSVAVAGDSLGNDLILPSERMAFLKDYIAGKQLSPRGLAAIQQGVYLCTNCDRCTVVCPAGINLRDLWFRVREEMILRGQAVPLTLTPLSFYRGLRQRELAPDQYAEPPRKAQQALGGDAARLRQPEQTIALAPADGGFGLSAALSGRAATFASCFTCENCSTVCPVAGNYDDPREHLDLLPHQIIRSLVLGLEDLAMGSKMLWYCLTCYQCQEHCPQGVKVTDIFYELKNLAAQKAARTSVPAVSGERAAH
- a CDS encoding polyprenyl synthetase family protein is translated as MTANRPAGPAAALDQYLRERRDVINKALSAILDDMVPAGRLRVAMAYCLEAGGKRLRPILCLAATEAVGGNPEVALHAGCAIELIHTYSLIHDDLPGVDNAPLRRGRPSCHAAFDEATAIFAGDALHTLAFQVLASAKHVPTGPETRLECIRIIAAATGNTGMIEGQMRDMLATEKPQTPEDLRRLQELKTGALITAAVHVGALLGGADAVTTGRLIAYAGQIGFAFQIADDLLDIEGDPSLMGKSTGEDARQKKATFPGLMGKEDARKLAHTLVEDSLAALASFGENADPLRKIAAFIIERGY
- the xseB gene encoding exodeoxyribonuclease VII small subunit, whose protein sequence is MTQKKNFEQALQELETIVAEIESGDLPLETALKKFETGMKLSAACAEKLNEAEQKISLLLKNSAGEYVETPFIPDDSRNDS
- a CDS encoding CoB--CoM heterodisulfide reductase iron-sulfur subunit B family protein, yielding MKYSLFLGCNIPARVQHYELSARAVCNRLGIEIADNDQFKCCGYPVRNIDAGTSLLMAARNLALSEKTGLDMMVLCMCCFGNLKKAAHLIKNNPALRDEVNGALSKEGLTCTGTIGIRHFLSVLCHDIGISALKEKVVRPFKSIRIASHYGCHGLRPSDVTEFDNPVAPVLLDELVTVTGAVSVDWPLKLECCGAPMLGVNDGLSLDLTGRKLADAKRSGADYLCVACPYCQMQFGRVQQMMALQRQMEIGVLSVLFPQLLGLAMGIKGSELGMDRHVLDVSRIESLLE
- the hmcD gene encoding sulfate respiration complex protein HmcD — encoded protein: MEPVYFTYQEFYTHTKGVVYVLMIAALIGFVFFWRFLTGKDDENKEI
- a CDS encoding FAD-dependent oxidoreductase — protein: MSQKKIGAVMVVGGGIAGMQAALDAADSGYYVYLVERSSSIGGLMAQLDKTFPTNDCAMUVISPKLVEVGRHINIELLTLSEVLNISGEAGNFAVSLRKHPRFVDMDKCIACGLCAEKCPKKVANEYDGALSQRKAIYVKYAQAVPLKYAIDADHCIFLTKGKCGNCKKVCPTGAINYDEKPQDVTLQVGAVILSSGCDPYDPKGHDNFGYEKSKNIVTSLEFERILSSSGPYGGHLVRPSDKKEPRKIAWLQCIGSRDVHIGARGYCSSVCCTYAIKEAMLAKEHCKDPLDAAVFYMDIRAHGKDFERYYNRARDQYGVRFVKSRITNILPTENGNQLIRYFDESGRRMEEEFDIVVLSVGLGVNPTAAALARSMAVDLDGYGFVKTSSFEPVRTSRPGIFVCGSFEAPKDIPSSVIEASASAGTAGCDLVEARWTLSKKKESPTELDTRGEPPRIGVFVCCCGTNIAGVVDVPAVVEYARTLKDVVYAEKNMFSCSQDTQDNMAKIIREQNLNRVVVAACTPKTHESLFQETLTNAGLNKYVFEMANIRNQCSWVNKDNPEAATAKSKDLVRMAVAKASLIEPLTEAELQINPSALVVGGGIAGITAAKTLSAQGYHVYLIEKSNHLGGQARQIQETWQGEDVQKNLNRLIEEIKADDKIDIFASSEIIKADGFVGNYKATVRTPDKTVELEHGVIIIASGAGELKPDQYLYGKDPRVMTSLELDRKMIEKDPALSRKNTVLFVQCVGSRIPERPYCSKVCCTHSIRSALRLKALNPETDVYILYRDMRSYGLREDLYRQAREKGIVFLRYRAEQGPDVRAEGGCLKVRVVDTVLRRPLEITPDLMVLATAVVPPEDNPLAQQYKVTLNNDGFFMEAHAKLRPVDCATDGVFICGLAHAPKPIDESVAQATAAATRAVTLLARKTIRTSGTVAEVVPSICCSCGVCVSICPYSAPSFIDKSARFNPGKATINPALCKGCGLCVASCRSGAIRLKGFDTQQVLAQITALTEE
- the hmcC gene encoding sulfate respiration complex protein HmcC, which produces MFDKTSFDVKSLLTPFHIVAGLIIFLGLIITVLRFTMGLGAVTHLSDDNPWGLWIGFDLLVGVALAAGGYVTSAAVYLFGMKKYHSAVRPAVLTGFLGYALVVFALNYDVGRPWRLPYPFIMQQGTTSLLFEVAACVALYLTVLFLEFLPAPLEWLGLKKVRQLAVRLTLALTVLGVVLSTLHQSSLGALFLIAPSKLHPLWYSSYLPVFFFISSIIAGLSMVIFESTLSHRYFADKMDETHRSEKEGVTLGFGKAASMVLLGYFTIKMMGIAAGNHWRLLGTPYGMWFLVELLGFIALPSLLYAVGVRNRDLGLIKWTAAWTVLGIVINRLNVCLIAFNWQLPASQRYFPHWMEISLSVFIVTVGIVAFRFIVTRMPIFYEHPEYKDVH
- the xseA gene encoding exodeoxyribonuclease VII large subunit — encoded protein: MASPENTTGTVYSVSGLTAAIKHLLEKNFPIIWIEGEISNFRTAGSGHYYFTLKDDKAGIGAVMFAGQHRHLKFIPEDGLKVTGLGRISVYEPRGTYQIILEHMMPKGAGELLIAFEQLKKRLGEEGLFDPARKKPIPFMPATIGIISSPAGAVVHDIIQVATRRFPGLRIQIFPVAVQGKNAAREIAEAVALANQRAEAEVLVIARGGGSLEDLAPFNSEIVARAVYGSVIPVISAVGHETDFTICDFVADLRAPTPSAAAELMVPVRQDLLAARRGLHRRLVSAADKLLRRNREMLSSLLRRLADPRRHVQDIRLRLDDLMARMERMLKNSLRGRQTRLDWLNERLTGGQPARLLEDRRRSIELARAGLTRQTAAFIREKRHRLHTITATLTALDPTAVLERGYSIARTIPGGRVITTPLQVSAGDNLELRVARGIINCQVKPDRRETP